The Theileria equi strain WA chromosome 2 map unlocalized gcontig_1105316255037, whole genome shotgun sequence genomic sequence CGGTTACCTATACAGAGTCACCTCATTTCTACTATACATTGACTATAGACCTTAAATCGTCATAATCACTATAGGAGCCACCAGCAGAGTGCTTACCAGGACCAGTTGAGGGATCCCTTCACCGGCGCTCTCTTCCCTTTTCAAGTTGGtcttttcctcttctgCCACATCTTCTTGATTCTTGGGTTCACTCTCTTCTCCACTGTCTCGTTCCTCCGCCTTGCTTTCTTCGCTCAACCTATTGCCCCTATTGGAGATGTCCTGGGTTCGACCGTGAAATCCGGCATTACATATTCCGCAAATGATGGCGAAATAAACGAGGTCAAACACCCTCATCTTGCTCTACTCTGAATGATTGTGTATGAGGAAGGGAATGGCATTCATTGGGTGAATAAAAGTCTGCGAGACATTCGTTAAGCCTCTCAGTATCCACATACTCTCTCTAGCAAGACCTTGAATGGGAGTCTGTACGTTTATCCCATTCAGGTACCGCTAGCGGAGGGAATGGCCCAGCCGGGGTAGTTCTCAGACCTTGGTCGGAGGTAGGCTAGGGACTGACCAGCGGTACCTGAATGGGTCTGGTAAAGGTTCCTTCACCATTAAACTTTACTAGGTGAAACTTGGTACAGTATGGACCAATAATGTTTATAGTGTATAACAGCTCTAACCTCCTACCCATAGTCCATTAGTAACGGTGATGATGATACATTCCTACAGAGTCGGTAATACTATCTACAAAAGACACTCACCAAGATAACTACCAAGAATAGGCAAGTGATGGAAGTGCTCTCAGGACATGCacctttataacaaaacgagtaatgctgtataccaagagttaaaTTTTTTATAAACAAGCAAACGAGTGTTATAACAGTCCAGATATTCTCATGGATGATTGTGTGTATAGTAGTGCCTACTGGCAGATTTACTGTATTAATGATTTGtctatccatccataggATGAATAATGAGTGGTCTTTAAATTATCAttacattgtaaaatagtTCCGCCATTATTAACTAGGCTAAGAGTAGGATCGAGAGACTCCCTAGCAGATTATTCCGGATTATACTTTTTCTTTAGCTCCCCAAACCTTGTATTGTGACTGCTCTCATTACCATCCTTCCACTTACTACCATCATGGTACTTGTAGACACAAAAATGAGATTGGAATTCATGATGTTGTCAGATGATGTAGCCGACCTTTATGAATATTATGCACACGGAATGTTAGTCACTGTTGCATTCCCAAAGTTCAAGACTACAAGCGTATCTTGTATAGGGGAAATTTGGAAGAGTGAGAATGGTGAAGAATGTATTTGCGCTCGTTTTTATACTAGAAGAGGAGGCTTTTGTACCCTTTATGTAAAGAAGGGTAACAGTACAGAGACAAAAGACTTTGAATATAGTAATAATAAGTGGAATAGTGTCACTAACCGTAACACACTTATAACCACCTGTAACTCATCTGGAGCTCCTGAAGATGCAAAAACAAAAGTTACTACAAATATTATGGACGTTACCAAGGAGGATAATGAAGTCTATAACACTAGTACTTCCACAGTCTCTGGAATAAATGTCAAGAGACACACTCCACTCCCAAATAAATGGATTAACGAGGTTAAAGAGGGAGAAGCATCAATGTGGAAGACTCCTGATGCTCAAAGAGAGAGATGTGTATCCTGTGAGCTTAAATCAAGGGGAAACACCTCCGTAGCAATCCTAACACTAGCTACCACTTTTGACCTATGCTTTCtctattttgaaaagaatgctAGTGGAAAGTGGACTCTCATCAAGAAGAAAGAGTTTGACAAGAAGCTTGATGATATGAAAAAGATGGAGACTAATCAGCCTTCTCAACCAGCTTCTAAACAGGTTAGTCAACAGCCAGAAAAACCAACAGTTGTTCAGAAGAACGAGAAACCCGCCAAATAGATCCAGTATCTGATCTAAAATAAGAGGTTAACTTTTCACTTTGATGTAGAAGAAAGAGTTTGGGAAGATGGAAGAAATCATGTTCCTCTTCCACCATCTACCTTGACAATGGATATCCCAAGTTGGCGCTACTTGTTACCAGGGATTTATCCCTCTAGTGGAATTGCATCCTTCCTGTTTCTCTAGAGATATACAGGCTCACTCTGTTCGCCtaggctcctatactacATATACTCGCCATTATTACAGTGTCTGGGACTTCGGGTTGAAACTGCATGCACGCATTACAGGTCCTTTTCTGTACTCACTTTGGCCACTTTTCAGTGCTATTTCAAGACAAAAACCTATCCTGTCAAATCCATCAATGTCCATAAACAGAGCCATTAATCTTTAAGGGAACATGAAGGTGATGTGAGGAAGCCATGAACGTGGTTACCATCCTACGTACATCACTATTAATTCTCGTAGTGGTAAAGAGAGTCTATAGTCCCCTGCCTACAAGGAACAAGATTCAGGTGGATTTAGACATTTACGGAGACATGCCGACTAGAGTCACTGTCACTCCGTCAAGGTTTGTAGGTGGAGTGAATTACTCCGTAAAGAGAAGCTCAAAGTATAGCCACGTTATCGGAAAGGTTTCAGATACAGGTAAGTAATGGATGTGAATGGAGCGTAGCGaaatgtcccgaagaatgagggactagagcgaccAACGGAAGCCTagaagaagagaaggattCTCACTGCGTAGGTCCATTGACCAAagcaggtgacctaccgacgtcaaagactaggtagtatatcactatggaatgagtgtagCGAGtgggcgaccaacgggagcttaaGGAGgagtgatggagactctattagcctagtgaatagaggagaaatggcgagtatacagagtataggagcctgaaTGGTCACCTGTTCTCACTCTAGTAGACTCCTTATagattctcattctactagtggagctaggaggatgaccaaagggagtccctagaagaatagatgaatgatTTGTCATTATGAGATGCCAAcatcgagttgtataatgcaacaATACCAGGGTTGGAGTTTCTAATGCTTGgtagtttcttcttcatcctcagtTTCCATGGTTACTACTTTATTCTTATAGTCTATCTGCTGATCATTTAGGCTCCCGTTGATCGCCTTTAcagctcctatactgcgtatactcgcTTGAGATCTCCTCCGCTTAGCTACGGACATCACGTTCGTTCATATATTTACATCTAGGTAGGCTGATAACAATGGGAGACCCGTTGGCGGTTACTAGGTACGTCCTCGTGATATCTCGTCCAGACAATAGCAAATACGTACGCGTAATGAGCAGAAGAAAATGTCTATATGGATACGACAATATCGTTGAGGAATATATGAAAAGACCAGGTGAAGAGGCTTACAAGAAAATCTCCAGGCTCCCCGTACCAATCGATATTCTGACCGAAGAGAGCGACATCCTCGTCAAGGTGGAGCTGGTCGTTGACTGGGGAACCCAAAACGTAAATCCTGAGACCGGAATGCCGGTGAACCTGGAAACTCTACCCATGAAGTTTACTATTCAGGAAGAGATGCAAGATCTCGTCGTCCTTGgagatataaaatataacGGACTCCCTTTAGATAATAACACAGATGGACTCATACAGAGGAATGTCCTCTGGGAAGGTGGGCTAGCCAGACCAAGAGTCCACGTATTCTCAAGGTACGATGACGGAACCGAAACTGAAGTACATTATAAAATCATTTGCGGCAGATTCGAAGCCACTGGATTTAAAAGGAGACTTATACAACTCTATGAATAATGTCCCCAAGAATGAATGTAATGGAGCGTAGAGACTAgcaggagctctatggcgaccATAagggaggatgaggatGCCGTTGTAAGTCACCTGTCATGGATGAATGGGCtatatctccattcttctgTCTCTCTAGAGATAGTCAATCACgtaaaaataaaagtacTAATTCATAGTTTCTAAATCGGTcaattcttcttcaagtCTAAACATTTCTTCACCACCGACAAAGATGTACTTTGACTTTATAAAAGTTCCATTCTTCATATACGAATAAATGATAATTTTATGAGGCCTATAGGACCCATAAAAGTAGAC encodes the following:
- a CDS encoding hypothetical protein (encoded by transcript BEWA_036390A) — its product is MVLVDTKMRLEFMMLSDDVADLYEYYAHGMLVTVAFPKFKTTSVSCIGEIWKSENGEECICARFYTRRGGFCTLYVKKGNSTETKDFEYSNNKWNSVTNRNTLITTCNSSGAPEDAKTKVTTNIMDVTKEDNEVYNTSTSTVSGINVKRHTPLPNKWINEVKEGEASMWKTPDAQRERCVSCELKSRGNTSVAILTLATTFDLCFLYFEKNASGKWTLIKKKEFDKKLDDMKKMETNQPSQPASKQVSQQPEKPTVVQKNEKPAK
- a CDS encoding hypothetical protein (encoded by transcript BEWA_036400A), translating into MPTRVTVTPSRFVGGVNYSVKRSSKYSHVIGKVSDTGRLITMGDPLAVTRYVLVISRPDNSKYVRVMSRRKCLYGYDNIVEEYMKRPGEEAYKKISRLPVPIDILTEESDILVKVELVVDWGTQNVNPETGMPVNLETLPMKFTIQEEMQDLVVLGDIKYNGLPLDNNTDGLIQRNVLWEGGLARPRVHVFSRYDDGTETEVHYKIICGRFEATGFKRRLIQLYE